Part of the Phycisphaerales bacterium genome, GCTTGCCCTCACGAATCTCTTCGATCGTCTTGTCGATGAACGCGGGCAGGTCGTCGGGCGAACGGCTCGTCGTCAGGGCCTGGTCGCAGACGACTTCCTTATCGACCCACCGAGCCCCCGCGTTCTTGAGGTCGCTCTTGAGGGATGGCCAGCTCGTGATCTCGCGACCCTCGACGACGCCGCAGTCGATGAGCAGCCACGGAGCGTGGCAGATGGCGCTGACCGGCTTGCCGGCCTTGAAGAACTCACGCACGAACGTCGTCGCGTCTTCACGCATGCGGAGCGTGTCGGGGTTCATGACGCCCCCGGGCAGCACGAGCGCGTCATATGCATCGGCGTTCGCGTCCGTGATGGCGCGGTCGGCCTTGACCGTGTCGCCCCAGTTGCCATCGTTCCAGCCCTTGATGTCGTTGCCGTCCGGCGTCACGACGTGCACTTCGGCGCCGGCTTCCTTCAGCGCTTCCATCGGGCGGACGAGCTCGCTCTGCTCGAAGCCGTCGGTCGCGAGGATGGCGATGGTCTTGCCGTCGAGCTTGGCGTTGCTGGTGGTCATTCGAATCGTTCCTTTCAGTTTGAGTCGCGATGCACAAGAACGATCGGCGCACGCGGTGACCATCCAGTGAAGTCCCAGTGAATCGGGGCTCATTCTCATGTCTCCACGCGTGAACGCAATGCGGCGTCCCGTACGAAGTGCGACTGTCTCGCGGAGACTGCCCACCGGACGTCGGGAAACCACGAACCGAGTCTTGGTTCCCCTTATGCGTCGAACGATCGAGACGATCAGCCGCGAAGCAGCGCCGCGAAAGCCAGCGAATGCAAAGCCGAAGAATCGCAGGCGGCCCGGCGACGATCGCTGGCCGCACGCCTGAGGAGGATGCCATGCCTGCGTTGACCGCTTGTGCACTATTCGTCGCGTTGGGCTCCGCCAGTGGCGGAGGGGCCGCGTCGCTGCAGTCGTTCCAAGCCGCCGAGCCCGACCCAACGGCCTTGCCACTGCTGGGCGAGCAACGCGTGCATTTCTACGTGCAAGAGGCGTACGAGGGCTTCTCGCCCCAGATCACCGACGCCGTGGCGGATCGCTACGCCGAGCTGGTCGACGCGGGGATGGACTGCTCGCGTCACCTGCTGGACTGGGCCGACCTCGAGCCCTCGCCGGGCGTGTACGACCTGGCCGGCGTCATCGAGGCGCTCGATCATCGCATCGACCAGGGCGCGCCCCGGCAGTTCGTGAACATCACGGTCATCGACACCGGCGGGCCGGAAGCGTTGCCGCAGTACGTGCAAGACTTGCTTGCGCAGGGAGCCCGTTGGGACGACCCGCGCATCACCGGACCATTCGGCGCCATGCTCGAGGCGATCGTGCCGGCGATGGTCGACCGGGGCGTGTACATGCTCGGCTTTGCCAACGAAGCGAGCGGTTACTACGAGGACGAGCCCGCCGCCGCCGCGTCGTTCGCGGGCTTCGTGCAGGCGGCGATCGATCGGACCAGGACCATCGAGCCCGCGCTCTCGACGACCGTGGTGTTCGCGGGCACGTCCGACGCGTCGATCCCGGCGCTGATGCCGCTGATTGACGTGGCGACGTTCAATTGGTACGCGTATGAGCAGGAGGTCGAGCCTTCTTGTCGCTTCTTTGGTGAGGCGTTGCCGCTGTGGCGGGCGACCGGGCCAGACGGCATCCCGGACGTCCTCGACGAGATGATGCGGGTCTCGGGCGACCGATTCGTGTGCATCCAGGAGATCGGGCAGGCTACGGGCTGGACGGACCGGCCGACGACCCTGGGGCCGCTGGCGGGCGAGGCGTTGCAGGCACAGGTGATCGAAGCAATGGCCGAGGCCGTCATCGAGCGGCGGCATCGCTTCCGCACGGTCAGCCTGTGGACGCTCAACGACCACACGCCAGCGGGCATGCAGTATGTCGTGGACGCCATCCTGGCCGAGGGTCTGCCGACCTGCTACGCGGAGAACGTTGGCGAGATCTTCGGGCCGACCGGCATCGTGGAGAGCACGCCCGAGGCCCGGCGCAAGCCCGCGTTCGAGTCGATGCGTCGAGCGATCGCCGAGGTCTCGACCAAGTAGACGCGGCGCTCGTCGTGGCCCGCCCGGGCGCGAGGCAGGGTTGGCCCCCGCATACACTTCCTGTCGGCCCCCGCGTGGGCCGTGACAGGAGGTCACAGTGCCAGCCGCCACGTCCGAACGTTCGTCCGCCACGGCCTCGGAGTCCCTCGTCGCCCGCCGCCAGAAGGTCGTGTGCTCGGGCGTGGGCATGCTCAGCCCGATGACCGCCGCGAGTGCGTCGGGCGCCATCATTACCGACGCCGACGGCCGGGAGTTCATCGACTTTGCCAGCGGCATCGGCGTGATGAGCGTGGGCCACAGCGACCCAGCAGTCATCGACGCAGTGCGCGCCCAAGTGGCAAGCCTGCAGCACGCCTGCATCCACGTGGCGACGTACGAGCCCTACGTGGCCTTGTGCGAGAAGCTCGTCGAGCTCTTCCCCCACCACGAGCGGGCCGACGACAGCACCAAGGCCCTGCTCATCAGCACCGGGGCCGAGGCCGTCGAAAACTGCATCAAGATCGCACGCCAGGCAACCGGACGCGCCGGCATCATCTGCTATACCGGTGGCTTCCACGGCCGAACGCTTCTGGCGGGCACGCTGACCAGCAAGGTGCACCTCAAGCACGGCTGCGGGCCGTACGCGCCTGAGGTCTATCGGCTGCCGTTCCCGAGGCCGCTACCGGGCGAGACCATCGGCGAGGCCGACCTGGTGAAGCGCGAGCTGCACCGCCTGGAGCAGGCGTTCCTCGACACCGTGGCGGCCTCGCAGGTCGCGGCCATCATCATCGAGGTGGTGCAGGGCGAGGGCGGATTCAGCGTGGCGCCCAAGGGCTACCTGGAGGGCCTGCGGCGGATCTGCGACGAGCACGGCATCGTGCTGATCTTCGACGAGGTGCAGGCGGGCTTCTGCCGCACGGGGGCTTGGGCGGCATACGACCACTTCGGCGTGAAGCCCGACCTGAGCCCGTGGGCCAAGGCCATGGGCGGCGGGCTGCCCATGGCCTGCGTCATCGGCAAGGCCAGCGTGATGGACCGCGTGAACCCCGGCACGCTCGGCGGCACCTACGGCGGCAACCCCGTCGCCTGCGCCGCATCGCTGGCGGCCATCGCCCGCATGGAAGAGCTCGACCTGAACGCGCGGGCGACGCACATCGGCAGCATGATCCGCCAGCGCTTCGATGCGCTGAAGGAAACCGTCGCCCAGGTCACGGACGTACGCGGCATGGGCGCCATGATGGCCATCGAATTCAGCGAGGGTGGCGACCCCAGCAAGCCCGCGCCGGCGATGGTCAAGGCCGTCATCGACGACTGCCGGAGCAAGGGCCTGCTCGTCATCGCCGCGGGCCTGGCGGGCAACTGCATCCGCGTGCTGACGCCGCTCGTCATCACCGACGACGAGCTGAACCGCGGGCTCGACATCCTGTGCCAGAGCATCGAGCAGCACGCACCGAATCACTGAACCGTTTCTTCTTGCGAGGTAGTTCCGCATGCGCCCATTCGCCATCGCCGGCCTGCAGTTGAAGGTCTCGGGCCGACGCTCGAACCTCGAGCACGTGACCGACCGCATCGAGATGCTCATGCACCTGTATCCGTGGGTGCAGATGGTGGTGGTCAGCGAGCTGGCGACTTTCGGCGGCTGGACCGGCCACGCCATGGCCCTGCCGGGCGACGTCGAGCAGCACTACCAGCGGCTTGCCGCTCGCCACGGCATCTGGCTGCTGCCCGGCTCGCTCTACGAGAAGACCGCCGAGGGCATCTACAACACCACGCCCGTGATCGATCCGCACGGCATCGTGCAGGCCCGGTATCGCAAGATGTTCCCGTTCATGCCCTACGAGACGGGCGTCGAGTGGGGCACGGAGTTCTGCGTGTTCGACGTGCCCGACGTCGGCCGATTCGGCGTGAGCATCTGCTACGACATGTGGTTCCCCGAGACCAGCCGGACGCTCGCGGCGATGGGCGCCGAGGTGCTGCTGCACCCGACGCTGACGCCCACGATGGACCGCGACGTGGAGCTCTCGATTGCGCGG contains:
- a CDS encoding type 1 glutamine amidotransferase domain-containing protein — its product is MTTSNAKLDGKTIAILATDGFEQSELVRPMEALKEAGAEVHVVTPDGNDIKGWNDGNWGDTVKADRAITDANADAYDALVLPGGVMNPDTLRMREDATTFVREFFKAGKPVSAICHAPWLLIDCGVVEGREITSWPSLKSDLKNAGARWVDKEVVCDQALTTSRSPDDLPAFIDKTIEEIREGKHAGQKTA
- a CDS encoding aspartate aminotransferase family protein yields the protein MPAATSERSSATASESLVARRQKVVCSGVGMLSPMTAASASGAIITDADGREFIDFASGIGVMSVGHSDPAVIDAVRAQVASLQHACIHVATYEPYVALCEKLVELFPHHERADDSTKALLISTGAEAVENCIKIARQATGRAGIICYTGGFHGRTLLAGTLTSKVHLKHGCGPYAPEVYRLPFPRPLPGETIGEADLVKRELHRLEQAFLDTVAASQVAAIIIEVVQGEGGFSVAPKGYLEGLRRICDEHGIVLIFDEVQAGFCRTGAWAAYDHFGVKPDLSPWAKAMGGGLPMACVIGKASVMDRVNPGTLGGTYGGNPVACAASLAAIARMEELDLNARATHIGSMIRQRFDALKETVAQVTDVRGMGAMMAIEFSEGGDPSKPAPAMVKAVIDDCRSKGLLVIAAGLAGNCIRVLTPLVITDDELNRGLDILCQSIEQHAPNH
- a CDS encoding carbon-nitrogen hydrolase family protein, producing MRPFAIAGLQLKVSGRRSNLEHVTDRIEMLMHLYPWVQMVVVSELATFGGWTGHAMALPGDVEQHYQRLAARHGIWLLPGSLYEKTAEGIYNTTPVIDPHGIVQARYRKMFPFMPYETGVEWGTEFCVFDVPDVGRFGVSICYDMWFPETSRTLAAMGAEVLLHPTLTPTMDRDVELSIARATAAMNQMFVVDINGIGDGGNGRSLFVAPSGDVLYQAGSNEELLPIEIDLDRVRRSREVGLKGLGQPLKSFRDRRVEFDVYKRDSPANEYLNTLGSLEKMARGSRAGIGFGEHAPHADQPLAAAPAVTPPPAEAPPAAAPPAPAPAPSPGTTP